Part of the Poecilia reticulata strain Guanapo linkage group LG2, Guppy_female_1.0+MT, whole genome shotgun sequence genome is shown below.
AGGCCTTACTGGGACTCTGCGTTCTTCTCCTTCAGAGCTTCCTCTCCCTCTTGGATACTCTGTTCCAGGGCTGCCACCTTGCTCTCCCTCTGCTCCTGAGTTTCTTGGCCAAATAATTTACTGGTCATTCCCTTCAGAGAAAAGATTCGCACCGTCTGCGTGCACacacaagaaaagaaagaaccGTGTAAAGTGAAAGCAGAGTCAACACATCGCTAGTTGCACAACTATTCCAAACtttagttacaaaaaaaaaaaaaatgaattaaatacaTCACTGGTTAAAAAATCTTATTGGTGTGTTTTGAATTGgacacatgtttttatttggtacAAATGAGTGAGAAagaagttgttgttgttgttaccCCAGTCTCCAGCTCttccttctgctgcttcttgtAGGAGAGGTCCTGTGCTGCCATCTCCAGCTCGTACTGGATCAACTCATGTTTCCTACAGACTGACCTAAAgcatacaatttatttttaaatgcaaaaagtaaataaacttgaaattcatttttgttcCAGTCAATAGAATTCCTTAAATTACCTAATGTAAAGATAAGGATTAGAATAAAggacatatattttttatgcagcTCCATTAACAGACAGACGTTCTGACAGGATGGCAGCGTTGCAGATGTTCCAAACAGGAACACAGTCAAAGGCTCTTCGAGGACATGCATTATTGCTTACAATTTGTTGTGGCTTGGCAACTGTGCAACAGCAGCACCAGCTGCTCAACTGTACCATAAGCTGCTACccatatgtttttaattcatccttaaaaacaaaataaaggcaaaCAGAAATCTGCTGATAAACGGGACACACTGTGAGAGTTAGGTAAACCAAACAGCCGACTGGTAGATGAGGAAAAACCGTCGAGCCAACTGAAAGGCAGAACGCCCACCGGTTCAGAGTGTTTGCATTATGTCAAGCCTTACAAGCGGTAACTGGAGTTTGATTTTCTATGTCTTACATAATCAACACGGCCTTGATACATGTCCAAAAATAACTGTAGCACTCTTGAGTAATCATTAATTTTTAAGGATACTTTGAGTTAAAAGAGGCCTTGTAGAATATCTGTTACACAGATAAACAGAGTTGTGGACTGTTTGTATATTTCattacacatattttaaaatatgaagtaaGCATTTCAAAAAGCAGAATgtttgccgttttttttttttttttaccgttatAAAAATTACAACTCTTAACTATGTGTGACAAATGCCAACTACTATTTGTTCTTCTGATTTTCCCTGTACTATGATTaatattttgcacattaaaGTAGTTCTagatggaaaacacaaacatttcaggaaaaaaaaatccaaaccagttattaaaaaacaacagcaaaaaacaacaaaaaaaacagtggtACTGATTTGTAAAGTTGTTTGAGTCTGAAGCAAAATGGAGgatcacattttaatattttatggctGCTGATAGGAGTGTCAATCTTTTACAGTAATTTACCTGACAGCTTCCGTGTAGAAGAGGTATTCCTTCAGCTGGTCTGCATAGTGCTCTTCTTCTTCAAGAATGTCATCTATTGATGCAGCATACctagacacaaacacagaggcaTTTGTGTAGAGATAAGCTAGAACAAGATATGTTGTAtcagtgtgtgtgcacacaGTGCTAATCTGTAACTTAGATAAAATAATCAAGTTTTACCAGAAAGGTAAAAGTTAGAAAGTCTCAGGCTCCTACTCACGTATCCATGTGGTGGCCAGCACTCTGCAATCCGTCtcccatttctttttctatagCACTCCactcactgaaaaacaaaagttttgagcACTAATTTACCCCAACAGTACTCGTAATTTTGTTGAAGCaatatgaattttaaataattattttttctctatATTCTCCTATTGAAAATATAGAGGTGGATTAGTAACCacctttaaaatgattaaaatagcACCTAAAGCAtaacatttctgacaaatgtaatttttaataagaatgtaaaatatttacaacatcaaaacattttaatgtaattgttcaatttagaaaaaaatgccaTAGATAATAGTTTCTTACCTGAAAACTCTGCCATAGTTGGCATGAACTTTATAAACCCCATAGAGTCTGTCTGCAACTCGCTGGAAtaacaaacagcaacatgatttcttttttgtttgtttgttttatttaccttaGGCATACTATTAATTTCAGGATTTAAAGTTACATTccaattaaagtcagaatattcACTAAAAATGTCACATGGTGCCTAATTGCATGTGAGTATTGCTCCAAAAGGAAGAAGGCTAATAGCAAATTACATACAGAAATTAAAAGACTGAATGTCAGTTTACGttaaaaattattcagaaacATCATATTACAAACATAgatctataaaaacaaaatataagcTAAGCATGTATATTTGATTATCTATGTGTATTTGATTATCTACAGCGTTTCCAAACTTACCGCTCTTATCCTGAGTAACTGAGAGATGACGGTGCTCAAATCCTCACTGTACTGTTTCAGAGCTGTGAACCGCCTAAAAACATGACAAGTCatcatttgttttgcagcttctgCTAAACTTTAGTTTAATGATGCAAATATCAAGTACATGTGTGAAGAATCCCTCTTTATCTTGCAACCGATTTTGCTGCAGTCCTCatggattttgtttaaaataaaagtgtaagCTTCAGCTCCAGAAACCTCACTGTGATTTGCTGGAGTTCAAATTCTTTTAATAAGAAAGAACAATTTCTGACCGgtgtctctttctttccttttcttgaatttctttagacagaaggatgatgtgttgctttgtgATTTGGTTTAGCCTATTTTATGTTGTAAGATAGTTTCtatttcagttaattaaaaaaacattttgtccacCTACTTGTCAGGATTCTTGACTCTGAACATGGCACTTAATGACTTTAATCTGGAGTCCGCCTTttggaaaagaagaaatatttttttctgtttatacatgacaaacagaaaatctaCAGATTTGATGAGATTTAATATCATAAGACACAACTGGTTTTACAACTACCAACACTAAGCAAATACATTCAATCACAGTAACTTGATCCAACCTTGTCTTGGAAACCTGTCTCCAGGACTGCTTCCCTCCATCCCTTCTCCTAAGGACATTCAGAGAACACAAGGCAGACAGAGATAAGAGTTGGAGGTCGACACTATCRcttcaaaaataaaagttgaaagtgactgagaaaaacaaaagggtYAAAACTGTGACCTTTTAGTCAGAGTATACTTACTGCTGTACCTGTGCRTCATTTATMCTTTCAAActaatacaacataaaattaGCAGAAGAGTTGCAATGAAASCTGCTAAATGGAAACCTTATACCGAGTCTGAAATAGCTCAATGGCAAATGATCTTCAgctaaaattctgttttttcacAATTGACCTGAGTCRCAAAGCAACATTTGCATCACTTTTCTACCTCAGGTTTTAGATCTGCTAAAAAAATGTTCCAAGACGTTAAGCAACAGTGGACTAAAAAAGGGTCATAATGAGTTGGATATTTGGTTACAAACCTCTgtgagaaagaggaagaaaatgttatCGTTTGACAGGACAGGATGTGATGCAAGACGCAACAGGAAGTTTTCCAGACCAACCCTCCGTCGCTCTACAAAATCTGGGTCGAGGTTATCTGCTGAAAGCTTGTGCCACACAAACTCTGCCTGCAAGAGACACGGTCAAATCAACACATCAAAATCAGTAAAGGTTAAAACACAAATCCAACAATTTCCATACTATGAAACTGGTTTAATTAGTAGTACATAGTTCTACCATCACTTCAGTCTCACTCACTCTTTTCTCTGGCAGTGGAGGGACGATGATATAGGGATATGCGACCAGGAGATATGTTCTGAGAAGCTCAAACTCACTGTAGCGTCGCCACAAAGTGTCAGGTGCAGCTGGTGTACCTTCTTCTGAGACGGATTCAGCCGGCCTTCAGGCAGGAAAACAAATGGGATTAAACAgtagaaaaggaaaacaaaagatattTCACCCTAATGTTTTAAGTGCATGTATAACATGTATGAAAAAGCATACATGCTTTACTGATGCTgtagttataaaaaataactacagTATTTGTAAgcactgtaaaaaatacattgtCAAAAACCATCTGATGTTGATGCAtctaatttgcatatttcagtTCTGTGTGGAAGGGTAATTTTAgtgattaaacaaacaaacatagcACTTCTAATGCTTTTCTAGTAACTGAACCAATCCAAGACAAGAGTCCACTATACAACAGTTCTTCCCACTTTTATTagactttaaatgtttataagttGCTCATTCTGTTGGCGATctttctcaaagatcaataaactttcaattctaatgatcatttaacactggaactggaacacattttaaatattcaaaataaacaaacaaaacagaacagaaacagcaaataaaatgaactatgaagtctctgtaaacgtTGAGACCAAAGACTTTTGTCGTCCAGTTTTTAGTGgcaagaaagagagaagagagaaaagcGATAAGACATGAATTTTCTGGTTCATCATCTACAACACTGCAGGCCTCATTTGTCAGCAGCAGTGTTCATTGCTGCACAAGTAGGCAGAGGCTGGCCAAGAAGTGGCATTGATGRGATACTCAAAACCACTTATAAGGTTGGCCTGTCTCAGTTCTGCCAAATGCATCTTAATCTTCAGGACTAAACAATTATGGGAGAAAAGTGGAACTTGGAATGCGTGAATCCTGTTTTATTCTGCATTTGGCAGAACTGAGACAGAACTGATGGAATTAACTCGATAAATGATCTCTACCAGAAAGCCCTGAGGGAAAATGTCCATGAGGTTTTTGACCGTCAGCTCATGGTCATTTGGCTTATGCACAAGTACAATGACCAAAATYACATCAACAAGTTCACGCCTGACTagattgtagaaattaatgttttgaagTCTTGTCATCAAAGTCTAAACTTAAATCCGATTGGCGTGATCTTAACTAGGCCATCCATGCTGAAAAACAATCCTGCAAAGACAAGTGGGCCAACATTTCTTCACATAAATATAAGACTTTTTGCCAGTTATCAAAAATGCTTGATGGCTGTTGTGGCTGACAATCTGGGCTAATRTGGACAGTATTCTCCCTTAATTAATGAATAAGTTTCTCACttccaaactgcattttctatttaatcaagTTACTTTTGTCCAGTATTCAAATTTGATGGATGATTTTCATGCAAGTGTGATAAAAAggtaaaagcagaagaaatctgttaaGTGGGTTAATGGTTTTCTACTGCATTGCAAAAGCTTGTTACTGTGAGTGTATTATGCCAATAAATGTGGTAAGAGCCAATCCGTTGTGTTTACCCACACCCCCGTTTTGAACCCGTTGGACTGAAATGCTTCTGGTACATTGGTTAACTGAAGAAAGCTTGAGCAGATATGATCAGCTATCCATCAGTTCATAACCTACCGTGTTTCTATGAGGTAGACAGTGTAAGTTTCTTGCATGTTAACCGTGTTCTTTCCTGTCCTCTTATCTGCCTCGGCCACGCTTATCtccattttcttcagcagagctGTGCCTCTCTCCACCATCTAAAACCGGAAATATGAACCAGAAACATGAGCAAGAGCAGCAGAGGCACGGCAATGCAAGTCCAGGTGAGCAAAAAGCTCTGACTTTGTAAAGTCTTTTGAGCAAAACACAGTACAAATATATACAACAGTCAAATGagtatggggaaaaaaatagaccTTGTCATTTAGCTTATgatatgcaaaaacaaaaaacaaaaaaaaaaccaacaacaacaacaacaaaaaaaccgcGGAGCACGAGTCACCTGGATGAATATAAATCTCAttcaaagtaaacaaaactTCCTGTTTCGGCTGCTAACTAGCAAGCTAACACCGAgagcaaagtttaaaaagttattgAACCCTCTGAGCACACGCACTTAAAGCGTATTTTTCTAACATTAACAAGCAGATTCAAAGGTTGAAATTATCGCTGAATCAAACCTTCCATAAAATCGCAAATTCTTCTTTGAAACCCAATGGAAAAGTATCAGCTGCTAAGCATAATTCGGCTAGTTTAGGCCATACGGGGAGTGTTTTCTCTCGGGATAACTTGAAGTCgcttgaaaaaaagaagaagaaaaaacttcgctaatttaaaaagaataaaataaaatacaaccgTGTTTATTAAGTTGTTTTCCGACTCCTTTGAAGTGATGTCGGTGTTGCAAATCACTGCTACCTCGTCGCTACTTCCAGAGTCTGCCATGATCATCTGACTCCTGCTAttattgctgctgctgtcagctgAGCTGGCAACGCGCATGCGCACTACAGAAAAAACAGCCCTGGAGGTTTAAAATTGGacttaaaataatgaataaaaatataagaaatacAGAGCGTACGAATAAAGAAGCCACTCATAATttggaattaaataaaaaagaaaaaaggttcaGTCATCATGCATTCATTTACTCGAGCAATGTAAAGCACgtctttttttacacaaatgaaaa
Proteins encoded:
- the snx4 gene encoding sorting nexin-4; amino-acid sequence: MRVASSADSSSNNSRSQMIMADSGSSDEVAVICNTDITSKESENNLINTMVERGTALLKKMEISVAEADKRTGKNTVNMQETYTVYLIETRPAESVSEEGTPAAPDTLWRRYSEFELLRTYLLVAYPYIIVPPLPEKRAEFVWHKLSADNLDPDFVERRRVGLENFLLRLASHPVLSNDNIFFLFLTEEKGWREAVLETGFQDKADSRLKSLSAMFRVKNPDKRFTALKQYSEDLSTVISQLLRIRARVADRLYGVYKVHANYGRVFSEWSAIEKEMGDGLQSAGHHMDTYAASIDDILEEEEHYADQLKEYLFYTEAVRSVCRKHELIQYELEMAAQDLSYKKQQKEELETGTVRIFSLKGMTSKLFGQETQEQRESKVAALEQSIQEGEEALKEKNAESQEFVEKAWNDIERFKEQKEKDLREALISYAIMQISMCKKGIQVWSNAKECFNKM